Proteins from a single region of Clupea harengus chromosome 5, Ch_v2.0.2, whole genome shotgun sequence:
- the LOC105904151 gene encoding synaptotagmin-10-like, with protein MFSLCYLPTAGRLTLTVIKCRNLKAMDITGYSDPYVKVSLICDGRRLKKKKTTIKKNTLNPNYNEAIIFDIPPENMDQVSLHISVMDYDLVGHNEIIGVNRVGSHAEGLGRDHWNEMLAYPRKPIAHWHPLLEAKRSEKEWKARTASFDSQGSCPSPRLPSSP; from the exons ATGTTCTCCTTGTGCTACCTGCCCACGGCGGGCCGACTCACTCTCACCGTGATCAAGTGCAGGAATCTGAAGGCCATGGACATCACTGGCTACTCAG ACCCGTATGTGAAGGTGTCGCTCATCTGTGACGGCCGGCgcctgaagaagaagaagaccaccATCAAGAAGAACACGCTCAACCCCAACTACAACGAGGCCATCATCTTCGACATCCCGCCTGAGAACATGGACCAAGTCAGCCTGCACATCTCCGTCATGGACTACGACCT ggtTGGCCATAATGAGATTATCGGGGTGAACCGTGTGGGCAGTCATGCAGAAGGGTTGGGCCGTGACCACTGGAACGAGATGCTGGCGTATCCACGGAAACCCATCGCTCACTGGCACCCCCTGCTGGAGGCCAAGAGGTCTGAGAAAGAG tgGAAGGCGCGCACGGCCAGCTTTGACAGCCAGGGCTCTTGCCCCTCCCCTCGCCTGCCGTCCAGCCCCTGA